A single region of the Fusarium fujikuroi IMI 58289 draft genome, chromosome FFUJ_chr05 genome encodes:
- a CDS encoding related to phosphoesterases — protein sequence MLFGTQRTGLDVLLNRPRPNKWQQFWSKPYVFLAHFFYSLRHIAHEPPVNPVSIVCISDTHNSQPHLPFGDVLIHAGDLTQSGSLGELKATIAWLNSQPHTHKIIVTGNHDILLDKGCDRREESAAERECLDWGDCIYLQNETTTVTCRNGRTLKIYGSLLSPRHGNWSFQYSRSQNVWSDTTPNDIDVLVTHGPPFAHLDLNLGCHYLLKELWRIRPLLHVFGHVHEGYGQESVVFDRLQNTYEKALCDGTFWSLMRVFKEFLRLLPMRKKPAMTICQLVNPAMVGGLRDDEKRKAIKVII from the coding sequence ATGCTTTTCGGTACACAGAGAACCGGCCTTGACGTGCTGTTGAATCGTCCACGCCCCAACAAATGGCAACAATTCTGGTCTAAGCCATATGTCTTTCTTGCACATTTCTTCTACTCTCTTCGTCACATTGCCCACGAGCCTCCCGTAAATCCCGTCTCTATTGTGTGCATATCAGACACGCAcaattctcaacctcatctgcCCTTTGGAGATGTACTCATTCACGCCGGAGATCTTACACAGTCAGGGTCGTTAGGAGAGCTAAAGGCCACTATTGCTTGGCTCAACTCTCAACCACACACACACAAGATCATCGTGACAGGAAACCACGACATACTGCTCGATAAAGGCTGTGATCGTCGGGAGGAATCAGCAGCTGAGCGAGAGTGTCTAGATTGGGGAGATTGTATTTATCTTCAGAACGAGACTACAACTGTCACCTGCAGAAATGGCCGAACCCTAAAGATATATGGAAGCCTTCTATCACCTCGCCACGGAAACTGGTCGTTTCAATATTCACGGAGCCAAAATGTTTGGTCAGATACTACTCCGAACGATATTGACGTTCTCGTCACTCACGGCCCTCCTTTCGCTCATCTCGATCTAAATCTCGGATGCCATTATCTTCTCAAAGAGTTATGGCGCATCCGTCCTCTGCTGCATGTTTTCGGGCATGTACATGAAGGGTATGGACAGGAATCTGTGGTTTTTGATAGATTGCAAAATACATACGAGAAGGCTTTATGTGATGGCACCTTCTGGAGTTTAATGAGGGTATTCAAGGAGTTTTTGAGGTTGCTCccaatgaggaagaagccggCAATGACAATTTGTCAACTTGTGAACCCAGCAATGGTCGGTGGACTTagggatgatgagaagagaaaggcaaTCAAAGTCattatttaa
- a CDS encoding related to mitochondrial ribosomal protein YmL8 — protein sequence MAGGTVKYRHLSRNSAARVALLRGLVTQLVQFEHIHTTYAKAKEAQRMAEKLITLAKRDNEPARRSAQGILYTPTTTLPKLLGELRSRYLTREGGYTRVVRTESKNTYDQGESAILEFVDGPKDSRFMMTAKTVARDRMLGQEHTPVTRTNIKKVTQFRGEVPFEEMVRRFMILKTGEKTGPSRDESSLAEVEAEKAADKNAERAKEMAAGIVPESVRKAAQQKNSP from the exons ATGGCTGGCGGTACAGTCAAGTACCGACATCTGAGTCGCAATTCAGCAGCCCGTGTGGCCCTGCTGCGCGGTCTGGTTACTCAACTCGTCCAGTTCGAACATATCCACACAACTTACGCCAAGGCAAAGGAAGCCCAGCGCATGgcagagaagctcatcacaCTGGCGAAGAGGGACAACGAGCCTGCTCGGAGATCAGCACAGGGCATTCTATAT ACCCCCACCACAACCCTACCTAAACTGCTAGGCGAGCTGCGAAGCCGATATTTGACCCGAGAGGGAGGCTATACTCGCGTCGTGCGCACCGAGTCCAAGAACACATACGACCAGGGCGAGAGTGCCATACTTGAATTCGTCGACGGCCCAAAGGACTCCCGCTTCATGATGACTGCTAAGACAGTTGCCCGCGACCGAATGCTAGGGCAAGAGCATACTCCCGTTACCAgaaccaacatcaagaaaGTCACACAGTTCCGCGGCGAGGTGCCGTTTGAGGAGATGGTGCGGAGGTTTATGATTTTGAAGACTGGTGAGAAGACTGGACCATCACGGGATGAGAGCAGTTTGGCCGAAgtcgaggccgagaaggcGGCAGACAAAAATGCTGAGCGGGCAAAGGAAATGGCCGCTGGCATCGTGCCGGAGTCAGTGAGAAAGGCGGCGCAACAGAAGAACTCGCCATAG